The proteins below come from a single Aegilops tauschii subsp. strangulata cultivar AL8/78 chromosome 6, Aet v6.0, whole genome shotgun sequence genomic window:
- the LOC109735634 gene encoding auxin-responsive protein SAUR32-like: protein MQGDQAEKRGKVKKGWLAVRVGQAQAEQQGDGFRRFVIPIAYLYHPLFQRLLEAARDTYGYSSAGPLWLPCSVDEFLRLRALVDREAAHSHSSSHRVHAGGYQQQAYSRAKITS from the coding sequence ATGCAAGGGGACCAGGCGGAGAAGAGGGGGAAGGTGAAGAAGGGGTGGCTGGCGGTGCGGGTCGGCCAGGCCCAGGCGGAGCAGCAGGGCGACGGGTTCCGGCGGTTCGTCATCCCCATCGCCTACCTCTACCACCCGCTCTTCCAGCGCCTGCTGGAAGCAGCCCGGGACACGTACGGCTACAGCTCGGCCGGCCCGCTCTGGCTGCCCTGCTCCGTCGACGAGTTCCTCCGCCTGCGCGCGCTCGTCGACCGGGAGGCGGCGCACTCGCACTCCTCGTCGCACCGCGTGCACGCCGGCGGCTACCAGCAGCAGGCCTACTCCCGCGCCAAAATCACGTCCTGA